The following are encoded together in the Brassica napus cultivar Da-Ae chromosome A9, Da-Ae, whole genome shotgun sequence genome:
- the LOC106364086 gene encoding transcription factor MYB34 codes for MVRTPCCKEEGIKKGAWTPEEDRKLIAYIQRHGEGGWRTLPEKAGLKRCGKSCRLRWANYLRPDIKRGEFTLEEDDTIIKLHALKGNKWAAIATYLAGRTDNEIKNYWNTNLKKRLKQKGIDPTTHKPIKSTDQTGIEPKNLKLSSSGSARVLNRVASKYAVDLNRDLVTGIIIGNSTIVADVSQNSVDVENSTTTLLNKTAGLMTNTSTSSGFSDNCSLSDDITEFFSNEEISDMYTNVDHVGLMEELKGMLSYENAVPGEIKGSPEANIADEMEFLDSWNDDLDLEKFVSSLDSSIGVFV; via the exons ATGGTGAGAACACCAtgttgcaaagaagaaggaataaAGAAAGGAGCCTGGACTCCTGAAGAAGATCGAAAGCTTATTGCTTATATTCAACGACATGGTGAAGGTGGATGGCGGACTCTCCCGGAAAAAGCTG GATTGAAGAGATGCGGAAAGAGTTGTAGACTTAGATGGGCTAATTATCTAAGACCCGATATCAAAAGAGGAGAGTTTACTCTTGAAGAAGACGACACTATTATCAAACTTCATGCTCTTAAGGGTAACaa GTGGGCCGCAATCGCAACTTATTTGGCTGGACGAACTGATAACGAGATTAAAAATTATTGGAACACAAATCTTAAAAAGCGTTTAAAGCAAAAAGGTATCGATCCAACCACTCACAAACCGATCAAGTCAACCGATCAAACCGGTATCGAACCAAAAAACCTTAAACTCAGTTCTTCCGGTTCAGCACGGGTTCTTAACCGCGTCGCAAGCAAATATGCGGTCGACTTAAACCGGGATCTTGTAACCGGAATCATCATAGGAAACTCCACAATCGTCGCCGACGTTTCACAAAACTCCGTCGACGTTGAGAATTCGACCACGACATTGCTCAACAAAACGGCAGGTCTGATGACCAATACGTCGACTTCTTCCGGTTTCTCCGACAACTGTTCTTTGTCTGATGATATCACCGAGTTCTTTAGCAACGAAGAGATCTCTGATATGTATACGAATGTGGATCATGTTGGTCTTATGGAGGAGTTAAAGGGTATGTTAAGCTACGAAAATGCCGTCcccggagagattaagggttCGCCGGAGGCTAATATAGCTGATGAAATGGAGTTTCTTGATTCTTGGAATGACGATCTGGACTTGGAGAAATTTGTGAGTTCGTTGGATTCCAGCATTGGTGTCTTTGTTTGA
- the LOC106362684 gene encoding uncharacterized mitochondrial protein AtMg00810-like, whose amino-acid sequence MGDVHYFLGIQVHHTNEGLFLNQSKYAKDLLLAAGMQDCAPIPTPPPIKLHPLQGEDELFPEPSYFRSLAGKLQYLTLTRPDLQFSVNYICPKMHMPSVSDFQLLKRILRYVKGTVETGININKAAHSTLVCYSDSDWAGCQSTRRSTGGFCTFLGSNIISWSAKRHETLSKSST is encoded by the coding sequence ATGGGTGATGTCCACTACTTTCTTGGCATTCAAGTTCACCACACTAATGAAGGGTTGTTCTTAAACCAATCAAAGTATGCTAAGGATCTGTTATTGGCTGCGGGAATGCAGGATTGTGCCCCTATACCTACTCCGCCACCTATTAAACTACATCCGCTGCAAGGAGAAGATGAGTTGTTTCCCGAGCCTAGCTACTTCCGCAGTCTGGCCGGTAAGCTTCAATATCTCACTTTGACTCGTCCAGATTTACAGTTTTCAGTGAACTATATATGCCCGAAGATGCACATGCCGAGTGTCTCAGACTTTCAGCTCCTGAAACGAATTTTGCGATATGTTAAAGGCACAGTTGAGACGGGCATTAACATCAACAAGGCTGCACATTCAACTCTGGTCTGCTATAGTGACAGTGATTGGGCTGGATGTCAAAGCACTCGAAGATCTACTGGTGGTTTCTGCACATTCCTTGGTTCAAATATCATATCTTGGTCGGCCAAAAGACATGAAACTCTCTCAAAGTCCTCCACTTAA
- the LOC106366062 gene encoding G-type lectin S-receptor-like serine/threonine-protein kinase RLK1, which yields MGVISCWILQVVLVLQLQVLVVLSQNIISGSVPVGESLTASESQQFSSSWLSPSGDFAFGFRKIQPNDGFTLSIWFDKIPDKTIVWYAQTVNTTTGLVPEGSKVTLTADRGLVLTDPGGQQLWSSSLPQTRSSVSRGLITDAGNLRLLSEDSDVALWSSFANPTDTLLPSQSIEVRGNLSSRLKETSFQKGRFRLRLGDDGDLQLLTLNSETLAETDVYFSYYSSNTKDPHNPGNRLVFNETGYMYVVMNDNTTRFYVNNKDPVPSKDFYHRAVLHFDGVFSQYYHPKRQGVNNSDNGWSLAWSEPENICAKRFGPYLDANELGNLACGFNNICILGDNNRPRCECPKRFLLVDPDDEYGDCKPDFEMQICGRESNQTAAADQDANLYEFVTLRMTNWPSGDYKRYSNYDEERCKATCLKDCFCGAVVLGKDKLCWKKKFPLSYGIRDTNGESDTFIKVLKLGSRS from the exons ATGGGTGTTATCTCTTGTTGGATACTCCAAGTTGTTCTTGTTTTACAACTACAAGTACTTGTCGTTTTGTCTCAGAACATCATCAGCGGATCTGTTCCTGTCGGAGAATCTCTGACCGCTTCAGAATCCCAACAATTCTCCAGTTCATGGCTTTCCCCTTCTGGTGACTTTGCTTTTGGCTTCCGCAAGATTCAACCAAACGATGGTTTCACTCTCTCCATATGGTTCGACAAGATTCCTGACAAGACGATTGTGTGGTATGCACAAACCGTCAACACAACCACCGGTCTTGTCCCTGAGGGTTCGAAGGTTACGCTAACCGCAGATCGTGGTCTTGTCCTTACTGACCCTGGAGGTCAGCAGCTCTGGAGCTCTTCACTTCCTCAAACTAGGAGCTCTGTTTCTCGAGGGCTAATAACAGACGCCGGAAACTTACGTCTGTTAAGTGAAGATTCAGATGTAGCTTTATGGTCTAGCTTCGCTAATCCCACCGACACTCTGTTACCTAGTCAA AGTATTGAAGTTAGAGGGAATCTCTCATCTCGCCTCAAAGAGACTAGCTTCCAGAAAGGAAGATTCAGGCTACGTTTAGGTGACGATGGAGATCTTCAGCTTCTTACTCTCAACAGCGAGACGCTAGCAGAAACAGATGTATACTTTTCGTACTACTCAAGTAACACAAAAGACCCTCATAATCCCGGGAATCGATTGGTTTTCAACGAGACAGGCTACATGTATGTAGTAATGAACGACAATACAACGAGATTCTATGTCAACAATAAAGATCCAGTACCGTCCAAAGACTTTTATCACCGTGCCGTTTTACATTTCGACGGGGTTTTCTCTCAGTACTATCATCCCAAGAGGCAAGGGGTTAATAATAGTGATAATGGATGGTCTCTGGCTTGGTCTGAACCAGAGAATATATGTGCAAAGAGGTTTGGACCGTATCTTGATGCTAATGAGCTTGGGAATCTAGCTTGTGGGTTTAATAATATATGCATTTTAGGAGATAATAATAGGCCAAGATGTGAATGCCCCAAGAGGTTTTTGTTGGTGGATCCAGATGACGAGTATGGTGATTGTAAACCTGATTTTGAGATGCAAATTTGTGGACGAGAGAGTAACCAAACAGCAGCAGCGGACCAGGATGCAAATCTCTACGAGTTTGTGACTTTGAGGATGACAAATTGGCCGTCAGGGGATTACAAGAGGTATTCAAATTATGATGAAGAAAGGTGTAAAGCAACTTGTCTCAAGGACTGTTTTTGTGGAGCAGTGGTGCTTGGAAAAGATAAATTatgttggaagaagaagtttccATTGTCTTATGGCATTAGAGATACGAATGGTGAGAGTGATACATTCATTAAGGTTCTTAAACTTGGATCACGATCCTGA